The sequence below is a genomic window from Silene latifolia isolate original U9 population unplaced genomic scaffold, ASM4854445v1 scaffold_20.1, whole genome shotgun sequence.
gcgctcatgtgagggccacattctccgtcgtggacctctcccatgacttttttggctttgtgatggtcaatgcaaaggaggagaattccttggggtgttcttttgtatagttgacttttttggtagaatgtgaatatatatattaatatgaAAAACGTGCCatcattacatacaaaatttGAGTAACATACTATATATGGAAcctacataatttcctatcaaaAAGTATCAGAATGCCTTAAAATAGCCAGGTAGTCTGATATTTGGATGGCCATTTCCTACTTTGGAACCGTGCTTGAAATGAAGTTTTCACCTCCTTCATTACCTGAGTAGGGGAATGAACAACCATATCAACTCTGCAGAGATTTCTGACCCGCCAAATATTGTACAAGAAAGCCACCACTGCAGCAAAAACCAAGTGCTTCTTGAGCAATGATCTGCATCTCCACTTAACACACCAGTGAAGGATATCTTGGGTAGGAAGTGAGACACTCAGCCATTGCCTTAATATATCCCAACACCTAATACTGAAAGCACAATGGTAGAACAAGTGATTGTGATCCTCTGTATGCATATCACAAAGATCACAGACCCCATCAATAGGTAAACCAAAAGCCCTCATCCTATCTTTAGTCAGCAACCTCTCCTTAGCAAACAGCCAAGCAATGAAGGAATGCTTGGGTACATTAAGCCTATTCCATACCACAGGAGCCCATTGAGCTTTAGTCTGAGAACCCTGCAACCATATGTATCCAGCAGCCACAGTAAACTTACCATCACACCACTGATTCAGATGATAGCCATGTTTAAAAATGTCCTTAACagcacaaatcttcctccaagtcCAGCTAGATTGCAATGAGGGGACATAATCCTGCCAGTTCCTacctttcatatacacatgatCCTCCCACTTGATCCACAAATGATCACTTTTACAAGTAAGCCACCAGGTATATTTACCAATTAAAACTTGATTCCATAATCT
It includes:
- the LOC141638486 gene encoding uncharacterized protein LOC141638486, with the protein product MNCDKSEIYFNGIHQGEIDYILSISGFKEGTFPFRYLGIPISYKRMAIGDCTRLVEKGARIFVIPVTVLDRVTAICRNYLWSSSDQYGKAPSVAWDALCTEKKFGGLGIVNCRLWNQVLIGKYTWWLTCKSDHLWIKWEDHVYMKGRNWQDYVPSLQSSWTWRKICAVKDIFKHGYHLNQWCDGKFTVAAGYIWLQGSQTKAQWAPVVWNRLNVPKHSFIAWLFAKERLLTKDRMRAFGLPIDGVCDLCDMHTEDHNHLFYHCAFSIRCWDILRQWLSVSLPTQDILHWCVKWRCRSLLKKHLVFAAVVAFLYNIWRVRNLCRVDMVVHSPTQEIM